A single Paenibacillus kribbensis DNA region contains:
- the xerD gene encoding site-specific tyrosine recombinase XerD: protein MKMYIQPFVRYMEEEKGLSRSTLEAYHRDIQQFAEFAETCGLEQPDNVQRSHLVLYLGRLKEQGKAAATISRSVASIRSFFHFLIREGIAGQDPSVLLELPKATKKKPSVLTQDEIERLLSAPDVTTPQGVRDKAMLELLYATGIRVSELIALNVHDVRTDLRFVHCGGEAGKERVVPISREAAQWAQTYIDEQRPSLLRPMQDEEAQAGQEALFLNVSGQRLSRQGFWKIIKKYGQEAGINEDITPHTLRHSFAVHMLEGGADLRSVQEMLGHADLSTTQVYAQTARWNMKEVYERHHPHGSNRTSHEGKEHR from the coding sequence ATGAAAATGTATATTCAACCTTTCGTTCGATATATGGAAGAGGAAAAGGGCTTGTCGCGCAGCACATTGGAAGCGTATCATCGGGACATACAGCAGTTTGCCGAGTTCGCAGAAACCTGTGGCCTTGAGCAGCCGGACAACGTCCAGCGGTCACATTTGGTGCTGTATTTGGGACGTTTGAAGGAACAGGGGAAAGCAGCGGCGACGATCTCTCGCAGCGTTGCTTCCATTCGCTCCTTTTTTCATTTTTTGATTCGGGAGGGAATTGCAGGCCAAGATCCGTCTGTTCTGCTAGAGTTGCCGAAAGCGACCAAAAAGAAGCCCTCGGTGCTCACGCAGGATGAAATAGAGCGTTTGCTGTCAGCTCCGGACGTGACTACCCCGCAGGGGGTACGGGATAAGGCGATGCTGGAACTGCTGTATGCAACAGGCATCCGCGTATCCGAGCTGATTGCTCTGAACGTGCATGATGTGCGCACCGATCTGCGCTTTGTTCACTGTGGCGGCGAGGCGGGCAAGGAGCGTGTAGTGCCGATTAGCCGTGAGGCGGCACAGTGGGCGCAGACCTACATAGATGAGCAGCGCCCATCGTTGCTGCGACCCATGCAGGACGAAGAAGCTCAGGCGGGGCAGGAAGCCCTGTTCTTGAATGTATCTGGTCAGCGCCTCAGTAGACAGGGCTTCTGGAAAATAATTAAGAAGTATGGTCAGGAGGCAGGCATAAACGAGGATATTACGCCGCATACGCTGCGGCATTCCTTTGCGGTACATATGCTGGAGGGCGGAGCCGATTTGCGCTCTGTACAGGAAATGCTGGGCCATGCCGATCTGTCTACAACGCAGGTTTATGCGCAGACGGCCAGATGGAATATGAAGGAAGTATATGAAAGGCATCACCCGCACGGCAGCAACCGCACTTCTCATGAAGGCAAGGAACATCGGTAA
- the prli42 gene encoding stressosome-associated protein Prli42, with amino-acid sequence MSNKKWVRFFVYVMLAAMIGSTLFMVIEPFIMPL; translated from the coding sequence ATGTCTAACAAAAAATGGGTTCGTTTTTTCGTTTATGTTATGCTTGCTGCTATGATTGGCTCTACACTGTTCATGGTCATCGAGCCTTTCATTATGCCACTATAA
- a CDS encoding tripeptidase T, whose amino-acid sequence MRANVVRDRIVQEFMELVQVDSETKYEQEIARVLKEKFNALGLEVTEDDSRERTGHGSGNLIVTWKAEGVEKAPKLFFTCHMDTVTPGKGIKPQLGEDGWIRSDGSTILGSDDKAGIAALFEAIRVVREQNIPHGQIQFVITAGEESGLMGARAMKPEVLDSDFGYALDSNGEVGSICIAAPTQARIEMKITGKSAHAGVNPEDGISAIQVASKAISNMKLGRIDKETTANIGSFEGGGATNIVCDFVLIRAEARSIVQEKVNYQIQHMREALETTAREFGAQGEFRSEVIYPAFSFTEHDEVVQVAQRAIQGLGLPTSTFHSGGGSDANVFNGLGIPTVNLAVGYQNIHTTEEKIKADDLVKVAEVVVALIQETAK is encoded by the coding sequence ATGAGAGCAAACGTAGTGAGAGATCGAATCGTACAGGAATTTATGGAACTGGTACAGGTGGACAGCGAAACGAAGTATGAGCAGGAAATAGCACGTGTTTTAAAAGAAAAATTTAATGCGCTTGGACTGGAGGTAACGGAAGACGATTCCCGTGAGAGAACCGGACATGGCTCAGGCAATCTGATTGTCACCTGGAAAGCGGAAGGTGTGGAGAAAGCACCCAAATTGTTTTTTACCTGCCACATGGATACCGTTACCCCGGGCAAAGGCATTAAGCCGCAGTTGGGTGAAGATGGCTGGATTCGCAGTGATGGTTCAACGATTCTGGGATCTGACGACAAGGCGGGTATTGCTGCCCTGTTTGAGGCGATTCGCGTCGTGCGCGAGCAGAACATTCCCCATGGTCAAATTCAATTCGTTATTACAGCTGGTGAGGAATCCGGTCTGATGGGTGCGCGGGCGATGAAGCCGGAAGTGCTGGATTCGGACTTCGGGTATGCTTTGGATTCCAATGGGGAAGTGGGTTCCATTTGTATAGCTGCACCTACGCAGGCACGTATTGAAATGAAGATTACAGGGAAATCCGCTCACGCGGGCGTGAATCCTGAAGACGGCATTAGTGCCATTCAAGTTGCATCCAAAGCGATTTCCAATATGAAGCTGGGCCGAATCGATAAAGAAACCACTGCCAACATCGGCAGCTTCGAAGGCGGTGGGGCAACGAATATTGTATGCGATTTTGTCCTGATTCGCGCAGAGGCACGCAGTATTGTGCAGGAAAAGGTTAACTATCAAATCCAGCATATGCGTGAAGCACTGGAAACTACAGCGCGTGAATTTGGCGCACAGGGTGAGTTCCGCAGTGAGGTGATCTATCCGGCATTCAGCTTTACGGAGCATGATGAGGTTGTGCAGGTAGCACAGCGTGCGATTCAAGGGCTGGGATTACCAACATCGACCTTCCATTCCGGTGGTGGGTCGGATGCCAATGTATTCAACGGACTGGGGATTCCAACGGTGAATCTGGCTGTGGGCTACCAGAACATTCATACAACAGAGGAAAAAATCAAGGCTGATGATCTGGTAAAGGTTGCTGAAGTCGTTGTAGCTCTGATTCAGGAGACCGCAAAGTAA
- a CDS encoding Fur family transcriptional regulator, whose amino-acid sequence MEARIEKIKQQLQSQGYKLTPQREATVRVLLENEDDHLSAEDVFMLVKEKAPEIGLATVYRTLELLSELHVVEKINFGDGVARYDLRGDTSKHHHHHLICVQCGSVDEILEDWLGPLEERLEREFNFTVVDHRLDFHGICYRCKAKNDTTAQKSLGKTRKNKSQD is encoded by the coding sequence ATGGAAGCACGGATCGAAAAAATTAAGCAGCAACTGCAATCCCAGGGCTACAAACTAACGCCTCAGCGGGAAGCCACCGTTAGAGTTTTACTTGAGAACGAAGATGATCATCTGAGTGCGGAAGATGTATTTATGCTCGTCAAAGAGAAAGCTCCCGAAATCGGTCTGGCAACCGTATACCGTACCCTAGAACTGCTAAGTGAACTGCATGTCGTGGAGAAAATTAATTTTGGTGATGGCGTGGCTCGTTATGATTTGCGTGGCGATACGTCCAAGCATCACCACCACCATTTGATATGTGTGCAGTGCGGCAGTGTAGATGAAATACTGGAGGATTGGCTTGGGCCGTTGGAAGAGCGTCTGGAACGGGAATTTAATTTTACCGTAGTGGACCATCGTTTGGACTTTCACGGTATTTGCTATCGTTGCAAGGCGAAGAACGATACGACTGCTCAAAAGTCTTTGGGCAAAACCAGGAAAAACAAATCTCAGGATTAA
- a CDS encoding endonuclease Q family protein, translating into MNGNKVELTDYFADLHIHIGRTEKGDPVKISGSRDLTFANIAKEASSRKGIGLIGIIDCHAPNVQEDIQAYLHTGEMTEISGGGIAYRDTVVLLGTELEIRAEGRPEAHVLAYFPNLAVMEDFTQWMTRHMKNVNLSSQRIYAPPRELQQQIYGRGGIMVPAHVFTPHKGIYGSSAARMEELLDMELISGVELGLSADSSMAGMISELDRFSFLTNSDAHSLGKIGREYNKLSLTKPCFDEFRMALERREGRRVCANYGLNPKLGKYHRSYCQSCGTIIDEQQMVDERCPDCGHPKLVRGVLDRIWSIADREQPVIPSHRPPYIYQIPLEFIPGLGKAKLNHLLTAFGTEMNILHKVKQGDLAAVVGEVLAEQIILSREGRLSLVSGGGGTYGKIAKS; encoded by the coding sequence ATGAACGGAAATAAGGTAGAACTTACAGACTATTTCGCTGACCTCCATATTCATATTGGCAGAACAGAGAAGGGAGATCCGGTGAAAATCAGTGGCAGCCGTGATCTGACCTTCGCTAACATTGCCAAGGAAGCCTCCAGTCGCAAAGGGATCGGGTTGATCGGGATCATTGATTGCCACGCACCGAATGTACAGGAAGATATTCAAGCTTATTTGCATACAGGGGAAATGACGGAAATCAGCGGCGGCGGCATCGCCTACCGTGATACGGTGGTTCTGCTAGGCACGGAGCTGGAAATCCGAGCCGAAGGACGCCCCGAAGCGCATGTATTGGCCTACTTTCCAAATTTGGCGGTGATGGAGGATTTTACGCAATGGATGACCCGACATATGAAAAATGTCAATCTCAGCTCACAACGCATCTACGCACCGCCACGCGAATTACAGCAGCAAATTTACGGGCGTGGAGGCATCATGGTGCCTGCGCACGTGTTTACCCCTCATAAGGGCATTTACGGCAGCTCTGCGGCCCGAATGGAAGAACTGCTCGATATGGAGCTCATCAGTGGAGTGGAGCTGGGGCTAAGCGCAGATTCATCCATGGCCGGAATGATCTCGGAGCTGGATCGTTTCAGCTTTCTTACCAATTCCGATGCCCATTCACTTGGGAAAATCGGACGAGAATACAACAAATTATCGCTCACGAAGCCGTGCTTTGATGAATTCAGAATGGCTTTGGAGCGGCGGGAAGGACGAAGGGTGTGTGCCAACTACGGATTAAACCCCAAGCTGGGCAAATACCACCGTTCTTACTGTCAAAGCTGCGGTACGATTATTGACGAGCAACAGATGGTGGACGAACGTTGTCCTGATTGTGGTCACCCCAAGCTGGTGCGGGGCGTGCTGGATCGAATATGGAGCATTGCCGACCGTGAACAGCCCGTGATTCCCTCACATCGCCCGCCGTACATTTATCAGATTCCGCTTGAGTTTATTCCCGGTCTGGGCAAAGCCAAGCTGAATCATCTGTTGACTGCGTTTGGGACGGAAATGAATATATTGCATAAGGTCAAACAGGGTGACCTGGCGGCCGTTGTCGGGGAAGTATTGGCAGAGCAAATTATTCTGTCCCGTGAGGGACGACTCTCTCTCGTGTCCGGCGGCGGCGGAACATACGGCAAAATAGCCAAGTCCTAG
- the spoIIM gene encoding stage II sporulation protein M → MQWFRHTLKDQTPYYVFLAVLFLVGVVFGALMVNALSLEQLQDLSRYLKDFFATVNQNEQGFADPQAASTFWDSVSLHLKWVGLIWVCGLSVIGLPGILVLDFLKGVLIGFSVGYLVGQYSWKGLLFSLVSVAPHNLLVIPVLLVCSVAAMTFSIHMIKTKIIATRPSDGMLRPLLSYAGLTAVMMLLLVGSASFETWITPVMMQWVTPMLTASVPS, encoded by the coding sequence ATGCAATGGTTTCGTCATACGTTAAAAGATCAGACGCCGTATTATGTTTTTTTGGCTGTGCTGTTTCTGGTGGGGGTTGTCTTTGGCGCACTGATGGTAAATGCGCTCTCGCTGGAGCAGCTACAGGATTTGTCGCGTTATCTGAAGGATTTTTTTGCGACGGTCAATCAAAACGAGCAGGGCTTTGCTGATCCACAGGCGGCCTCGACCTTTTGGGATAGCGTGTCTCTGCATTTGAAATGGGTCGGTTTAATTTGGGTGTGCGGCCTTTCGGTCATCGGTCTTCCCGGTATTCTCGTGCTGGATTTTCTCAAGGGTGTACTAATCGGATTTTCAGTGGGCTATTTGGTAGGGCAATACTCGTGGAAAGGGCTGTTATTTTCCCTCGTCTCGGTAGCTCCTCATAACCTGCTTGTGATTCCGGTGCTGCTTGTGTGCAGTGTGGCTGCGATGACCTTTTCCATTCATATGATCAAAACTAAAATAATTGCTACCCGCCCGTCTGACGGGATGCTGCGTCCTTTGCTGTCTTACGCTGGACTGACGGCGGTAATGATGCTGCTTCTCGTCGGTAGCGCGTCCTTTGAAACCTGGATCACCCCGGTTATGATGCAATGGGTCACTCCCATGCTAACGGCTTCCGTACCATCCTAA
- a CDS encoding DUF4227 family protein encodes MFFYSLRLFTDWITPVDHYRIPEGHAVKVIGGQAFSEGTEHQMVLLERLRFFYWYGE; translated from the coding sequence ATGTTCTTTTATAGCCTCAGATTGTTTACAGATTGGATAACACCTGTGGATCATTACCGGATACCAGAAGGGCATGCAGTTAAGGTAATTGGCGGACAGGCATTTTCTGAGGGAACTGAGCACCAAATGGTGTTATTGGAGCGTTTGCGTTTTTTTTACTGGTATGGGGAATAG
- a CDS encoding purine-nucleoside phosphorylase: MSTANQAMIQEAADYIHSKSGIRPEIGLILGSGLGILADLIQDGISIPYQEIPHFPISTVEGHEGELLLGTIEGRAVVMMKGRFHMYEGYGPQLTAFPVRVMKQLGIQSLLVTNAAGGVNTSYQAGDLMVISDHLNLTGQNPLIGPNDAGLGVRFPDMSEAYSRRLREIAKQTAAKQGFSLQEGVYAGLLGPNYETPAEIVMLRTLGADAVGMSTVSEVIVARHAGIEVLGFSCITNMAAGILNQPLSHSEVMETAEKVREQFLKLVLAIIPQM, translated from the coding sequence ATGTCAACAGCCAACCAAGCTATGATTCAGGAAGCAGCAGATTATATCCATTCCAAGAGCGGAATTCGTCCGGAAATTGGTCTTATTCTGGGATCGGGTCTCGGTATTCTGGCCGATTTGATTCAGGATGGAATTAGCATTCCCTATCAGGAAATTCCCCATTTTCCCATATCGACGGTAGAAGGTCATGAGGGAGAATTACTGTTAGGTACGATTGAAGGTCGCGCTGTAGTCATGATGAAGGGACGCTTTCACATGTACGAGGGCTATGGCCCGCAGCTAACAGCTTTCCCTGTTCGGGTCATGAAGCAACTGGGTATTCAAAGCCTGCTGGTAACGAATGCGGCTGGTGGCGTAAATACATCCTACCAGGCAGGCGATCTGATGGTCATCTCGGATCATCTGAATCTGACAGGACAGAATCCGCTGATTGGACCGAATGATGCGGGGTTGGGTGTTCGTTTCCCTGACATGTCAGAGGCGTACAGCCGCCGTCTGCGTGAAATTGCCAAACAAACAGCTGCTAAGCAGGGCTTCAGCTTGCAGGAAGGCGTATATGCCGGTCTGTTGGGACCAAACTATGAAACGCCTGCTGAAATCGTCATGCTGCGCACCCTGGGCGCAGACGCGGTGGGCATGTCGACTGTGTCTGAGGTTATTGTAGCCCGTCATGCGGGCATTGAGGTACTCGGCTTCTCCTGTATCACGAATATGGCAGCGGGCATTCTGAATCAGCCTCTGTCCCATAGTGAAGTGATGGAGACGGCGGAAAAGGTACGCGAGCAATTTTTGAAGCTTGTACTGGCGATTATTCCACAAATGTAG
- a CDS encoding O-antigen ligase family protein, with the protein MKHILTVAGLLAFSIPYACQGLSPRVITIALLILLFSYIMLLPSLKTMIATLADNPLLTLLMMYIAASCLWAEQEQTSSMLMVLKFLAFSTFGLYFVTHYTAQGCIRLLVITLSILSVLNLLAVVLVPSFAIHAGVEHTGLWKGISGHKNTLGTLSLLSFVSHVISFFKGKHKALHIGFILLNALLLIKCQSTTSLVLTSSLFAFILFILLFKRIRSVASRGFFISTSGLLVLLGLVFAFTFGDAIASEFGKTTTLTGRTEIWQGIAGAIQSHYWFGHGYGSYWAARPSIYAGGIRFDLTSSHSGFRDLWIDVGLAGLLATIAIVTITLLKFRIGKADMYTWLTAMVFFLFIVLNNITDSRFLNSLSIYWIIFMVIVIKVQEQHRLAVTEKTNSAALSTSPLH; encoded by the coding sequence GTGAAGCATATACTCACAGTGGCCGGTTTACTGGCTTTTTCAATTCCTTATGCCTGTCAGGGCCTATCCCCCAGAGTCATCACAATTGCCCTGCTCATTCTGTTATTCAGCTATATCATGCTGCTGCCTTCACTCAAAACGATGATCGCAACTTTAGCAGACAATCCGTTGCTGACCTTGCTCATGATGTACATAGCCGCCTCCTGCTTATGGGCTGAACAGGAGCAGACCTCATCTATGCTGATGGTTCTCAAATTCCTTGCCTTCTCTACCTTTGGCCTTTATTTTGTTACCCACTACACAGCACAGGGCTGCATCCGCCTACTTGTCATTACATTAAGTATTTTGAGCGTACTCAATCTGCTGGCTGTTGTGCTTGTTCCCTCCTTTGCTATTCATGCAGGCGTAGAACATACTGGACTGTGGAAGGGGATCTCCGGTCATAAAAACACACTCGGGACCCTCTCTTTATTAAGTTTTGTTTCGCATGTCATATCCTTTTTCAAAGGAAAACACAAAGCTTTGCATATCGGCTTTATCCTGCTCAATGCCCTATTGCTCATTAAATGCCAATCTACCACCTCGTTGGTGCTGACATCCTCGCTGTTCGCATTTATTTTGTTTATATTGCTATTCAAAAGAATTCGAAGTGTCGCGTCGCGAGGTTTTTTCATTAGTACTTCCGGCCTGCTTGTGCTTTTGGGCTTGGTATTCGCCTTTACTTTTGGGGATGCGATTGCATCGGAGTTCGGAAAAACAACAACCTTGACCGGAAGGACAGAAATCTGGCAGGGAATCGCTGGTGCTATTCAGAGCCATTACTGGTTTGGTCATGGTTACGGCTCCTACTGGGCAGCCCGGCCCAGTATCTATGCGGGTGGAATCCGATTTGATCTGACAAGCAGTCATAGCGGCTTCCGGGATTTATGGATCGACGTGGGCCTCGCAGGACTCCTCGCCACGATCGCAATCGTTACAATCACCTTATTAAAATTCAGAATTGGCAAAGCAGATATGTATACATGGCTGACAGCAATGGTCTTTTTCCTGTTCATTGTATTAAACAATATAACGGATAGTCGTTTTCTGAACTCATTATCCATCTACTGGATCATTTTTATGGTGATTGTCATCAAGGTGCAGGAGCAGCATAGACTGGCTGTAACAGAAAAGACAAATTCGGCAGCATTGAGCACATCCCCACTTCATTAG
- the lipB gene encoding lipoyl(octanoyl) transferase LipB has product MDRRPLEVTYIDRMEYAHAWDVQKEIVGKLDAGEARETLMLLQHPPTYTIGSQRHPEHLLLTPEQLEAQGISVFQIDRGGDITYHGPGQLVGYPLLMLGNREALNLHGYLRSLEEVIIRLLATHGIEGNRKPEYTGVWVGNLKIAAIGVKFNKCKHRRGFITSHGFAFNIKSGIQHEGFKGIVPCGIQEYGVTSLEDCTQQTFSVEQIAKEIVPHFEQQFSFAAEWQAHS; this is encoded by the coding sequence GTGGACAGACGACCGCTCGAAGTAACCTATATAGATAGAATGGAATATGCTCATGCATGGGACGTTCAGAAGGAGATCGTAGGGAAGCTGGATGCCGGAGAAGCGAGGGAAACGCTTATGCTTCTCCAGCACCCGCCGACCTACACGATTGGCTCTCAGCGGCATCCCGAGCATTTGCTGCTCACACCCGAGCAACTGGAAGCCCAGGGAATTAGCGTCTTTCAGATTGACCGTGGGGGAGACATTACATATCATGGGCCAGGACAACTTGTCGGTTACCCTCTGCTTATGCTCGGTAATCGGGAGGCGTTGAATCTGCACGGTTACCTTCGGAGTTTGGAAGAAGTGATCATTCGACTGCTGGCAACTCACGGGATTGAGGGGAATCGTAAGCCTGAATATACAGGGGTGTGGGTCGGGAATCTTAAAATTGCCGCCATTGGTGTGAAATTCAACAAGTGCAAGCACCGTCGGGGCTTTATAACCAGTCACGGCTTCGCCTTCAACATCAAATCAGGGATTCAGCATGAGGGCTTTAAAGGTATTGTCCCATGTGGCATTCAGGAATATGGAGTGACTTCACTGGAGGACTGTACACAGCAGACTTTTTCGGTGGAGCAAATTGCGAAGGAAATTGTTCCGCACTTCGAACAGCAATTTTCGTTTGCTGCGGAATGGCAAGCGCATTCCTAA
- a CDS encoding dihydrolipoamide acetyltransferase family protein — translation MSDQTQWNDVTMPQLAESLVSATIAKWLKQPGDTVEQFEPICEVITDKVNAEIPSTLDGIMGDLLAEEGQTVAVGELICRIQTKSAAPAVSATSAAPAAPSNTQAQQGTASDQSMRGRFSPAVQTLAAEHNVDLSRVPGTGMGGRITRKDVLNYVQQGGSAQAVVPEQPSRTAQGQGSPFTGIQPSAAQQSTPIQNMDPAIPVRNSGIHLTEAPKVPMIEVEGDSHNRSEYFIDVTPIRSAIARNMRQSVSEIPHAWTMIEVDVTNLVMLRNKVKNEFKQKEGINITYLAFLMKAVVNAIKEYPIMNSVWAVDKIIIKRDINISLAVGTEDSVLTPVIKKADQKNIAGLAREIEDLARKTREGTLKLDDMQGGTFTVNNTGSFGSILSYPVINYPQAAILTFESIVKRPVVIDDMIAVRSMANLCLSLDHRILDGVICGRFLQRVKENLEGYTLDTKLY, via the coding sequence ATGTCAGACCAAACACAATGGAACGACGTGACCATGCCTCAATTGGCAGAATCGCTCGTATCGGCGACTATTGCCAAATGGCTGAAACAACCTGGCGACACGGTGGAGCAGTTTGAACCGATTTGCGAGGTCATTACAGATAAAGTAAACGCGGAAATCCCATCCACATTGGACGGAATTATGGGTGATCTGTTAGCAGAAGAAGGTCAGACGGTAGCAGTAGGTGAGTTGATTTGCCGTATTCAGACCAAGTCGGCTGCACCTGCGGTATCAGCAACTTCTGCTGCACCAGCAGCCCCTAGCAATACACAAGCTCAGCAGGGAACTGCTTCTGATCAGTCGATGCGGGGACGTTTTTCCCCGGCGGTACAAACGTTGGCTGCTGAGCACAATGTGGACTTAAGTCGAGTACCGGGTACGGGCATGGGGGGACGAATTACCCGCAAGGATGTCCTGAATTATGTGCAGCAGGGCGGCTCTGCTCAGGCTGTAGTACCAGAACAGCCAAGCAGAACGGCGCAGGGACAAGGCTCGCCTTTTACTGGAATACAGCCTTCTGCCGCTCAGCAGAGTACACCGATTCAAAATATGGACCCTGCTATTCCGGTACGCAACAGCGGTATTCATTTAACGGAGGCTCCAAAGGTTCCTATGATTGAGGTTGAGGGTGACAGCCATAACAGATCAGAATATTTTATTGATGTCACACCTATTCGGAGTGCGATTGCCCGTAATATGCGGCAAAGCGTTTCAGAAATTCCACATGCCTGGACGATGATAGAGGTGGATGTGACCAATCTGGTGATGCTCCGCAACAAGGTCAAAAACGAGTTCAAGCAAAAAGAAGGGATCAACATTACGTACCTTGCTTTCCTCATGAAAGCAGTCGTGAATGCGATCAAGGAATATCCGATCATGAACTCGGTGTGGGCAGTGGATAAAATTATCATCAAAAGAGATATCAATATTTCGCTGGCTGTGGGTACGGAGGATTCAGTCCTCACCCCTGTCATCAAAAAAGCGGATCAGAAAAATATTGCTGGACTGGCTCGTGAAATCGAGGATCTGGCTCGTAAAACACGGGAGGGAACGCTCAAACTGGATGATATGCAGGGCGGAACGTTCACCGTTAACAACACCGGCTCCTTTGGTTCAATTCTGTCTTATCCGGTGATCAACTATCCGCAAGCAGCAATCCTCACCTTTGAATCCATCGTCAAAAGACCGGTGGTCATTGATGATATGATTGCGGTTCGCTCGATGGCTAATCTGTGCTTGTCGCTGGATCATCGCATTCTGGACGGTGTCATTTGCGGACGATTCCTGCAACGGGTCAAAGAAAACCTGGAAGGCTACACCTTGGATACGAAGCTGTACTAA
- a CDS encoding NUDIX domain-containing protein, translated as MSDQVNHHTNDLHRKLYSNPALEEKTVSTQPIFEGKVITLQVDTVELPDGSTGKREIVKHPGAVAVLALHQGKMLVVDQYRQAMGRCEVEIPAGKLERGEDPMEAARRELREETGYNAKSLKLLHSFYTSPGFADEIIHLYVAEELELGEMEPDEDEFLELFEVTMEEAQALIREGRISDAKTILAVYAWQLQQHTGSFQAI; from the coding sequence ATGAGCGACCAAGTGAATCACCACACGAACGATTTGCATCGCAAGCTATATTCGAATCCTGCGCTGGAGGAAAAGACGGTGTCTACGCAGCCGATTTTTGAAGGAAAGGTCATTACGTTACAGGTGGACACCGTAGAGCTACCCGACGGCTCTACTGGAAAGCGTGAAATCGTAAAGCATCCGGGTGCGGTGGCTGTATTGGCACTGCATCAGGGGAAAATGCTGGTCGTGGACCAGTACAGACAGGCTATGGGACGATGTGAGGTGGAAATTCCAGCAGGCAAGCTGGAGCGAGGCGAAGACCCGATGGAGGCGGCGAGACGTGAGCTGAGAGAAGAGACAGGTTATAACGCCAAGTCGTTAAAGCTGCTGCATTCCTTTTATACGTCCCCCGGCTTTGCGGATGAAATCATACATCTATATGTGGCCGAAGAGCTGGAGCTAGGGGAAATGGAGCCGGATGAGGATGAATTTCTGGAGCTGTTTGAGGTGACGATGGAAGAAGCGCAGGCGCTCATTCGTGAAGGACGGATAAGTGATGCCAAAACGATTTTGGCTGTCTATGCATGGCAGCTCCAGCAGCACACAGGGAGCTTCCAAGCAATATGA
- the mciZ gene encoding Z-ring formation inhibitor MciZ → MKSYRTETTLHIVGKAWQIQALLHQWQKEHGPSATIASLMVPKKVQV, encoded by the coding sequence ATGAAAAGCTACCGTACCGAAACCACCCTCCATATTGTCGGCAAAGCCTGGCAGATTCAAGCTCTCTTGCATCAATGGCAAAAGGAACACGGTCCCTCAGCCACCATTGCTTCGCTGATGGTTCCAAAAAAGGTTCAGGTCTAA